A single window of Microbispora hainanensis DNA harbors:
- the rpsS gene encoding 30S ribosomal protein S19, producing the protein MPRSLKKGPFVDDHLQKKVDAQNEKGTKNVIKTWSRRSMIVPDMIGHTIAVHDGRKHVPVFITESMIGHKLGEFAPTRTFRSHVKEDRRSRR; encoded by the coding sequence ATGCCACGTAGTCTTAAGAAGGGTCCCTTCGTGGACGATCACCTTCAGAAGAAGGTGGACGCCCAGAACGAGAAGGGCACCAAGAACGTCATCAAGACGTGGTCGCGGCGCTCCATGATCGTGCCCGACATGATCGGCCACACGATCGCCGTGCACGACGGCCGCAAGCACGTCCCGGTGTTCATCACCGAGTCGATGATCGGTCACAAGCTCGGTGAGTTCGCCCCCACGCGGACGTTCCGCAGCCACGTCAAGGAAGACCGCCGCAGCCGGCGGTAA
- the rplV gene encoding 50S ribosomal protein L22, protein MEARAQARYARHTPRKARRVVDLIRGLPASEAQAVLQFAPQAASETVYKVLSSAIANAEHNFKLDRDTLFVSRAWVDEGPTLKRFRPRAQGRAYRINKRTSHITVIVESREPKGRTR, encoded by the coding sequence ATGGAAGCCAGGGCACAGGCGCGGTACGCGCGCCACACGCCCCGGAAGGCCCGCCGCGTGGTGGACCTCATTCGCGGGCTGCCCGCTTCGGAGGCGCAGGCCGTGCTGCAGTTCGCTCCCCAGGCGGCGAGCGAGACCGTTTACAAGGTGCTCTCGAGCGCGATCGCGAACGCTGAGCACAACTTCAAGCTCGACCGGGACACGCTCTTCGTGAGCCGGGCGTGGGTCGACGAGGGCCCGACGCTCAAGCGCTTCCGCCCGCGTGCCCAGGGTCGTGCCTATCGGATCAACAAGCGGACCAGCCACATCACTGTGATCGTGGAGTCCCGCGAGCCGAAGGGAAGGACCCGCTAG
- the rpsC gene encoding 30S ribosomal protein S3, with amino-acid sequence MGQKVNPHGFRLGITTDFKSRWYADKLYKSYVAEDVAIRRMLQKGMERAGISKVEIERTTDRVQVDIHTARPGIVIGRRGAEADRIRGDLEKLTKKQVQLNILEVKNPEIDAQLVAQGVAEQLSSRVSFRRAMRKAMQSAMKSGAKGIRVQCSGRLGGAEMSRSEFYREGRVPLHTLRADVDFGFYEARTTFGRIGVKVWIYKGEAPTSRSEREAAAAGARASQRRERDDRRGGAGDRPRRGGDRPRRGGAGRGDRAPRTEAAAQAAPETGPAEQPGAEGS; translated from the coding sequence GTGGGCCAGAAGGTTAACCCGCACGGGTTCCGCCTCGGCATCACGACCGACTTCAAGAGCCGGTGGTACGCCGACAAGCTGTACAAGTCGTACGTCGCCGAGGACGTGGCGATCCGTCGCATGCTGCAGAAGGGCATGGAGCGGGCCGGCATCTCCAAGGTCGAGATCGAGCGCACGACCGACCGCGTCCAGGTCGACATCCACACCGCCCGGCCGGGCATCGTCATCGGCCGTCGCGGCGCGGAGGCCGACCGCATCCGCGGCGACCTGGAGAAGCTGACCAAGAAGCAGGTCCAGCTGAACATCCTCGAGGTGAAGAACCCCGAGATCGACGCGCAGCTCGTCGCGCAGGGCGTGGCCGAGCAGCTCTCCAGCCGCGTCTCGTTCCGCCGGGCCATGCGCAAGGCCATGCAGTCCGCCATGAAGAGCGGGGCCAAGGGCATCCGTGTCCAGTGCTCCGGCCGTCTGGGCGGCGCCGAGATGTCGCGCTCGGAGTTCTACCGCGAGGGCCGCGTGCCCCTGCACACGCTCCGTGCGGACGTCGACTTCGGCTTCTACGAGGCCCGCACCACCTTCGGCCGCATCGGCGTGAAGGTGTGGATCTACAAGGGCGAGGCCCCGACCAGCCGCTCCGAGCGGGAGGCGGCCGCGGCCGGCGCCCGTGCGAGCCAGCGTCGTGAGCGCGACGACCGTCGCGGTGGCGCGGGCGACCGTCCGCGTCGTGGCGGCGACCGTCCCCGTCGTGGCGGCGCAGGCCGCGGCGACCGTGCACCCAGGACTGAGGCGGCCGCGCAGGCCGCCCCCGAGACCGGCCCGGCGGAGCAGCCGGGTGCTGAAGGGAGCTGA
- the rplP gene encoding 50S ribosomal protein L16: protein MLIPRRVKHRKQHRPDRSGAAKGGTRVVFGEFGIQALEHSYVTNRQIEAARIAMTRHIRRGGKVWINIFPDRPLTKKPAETRMGSGKGSPEWWIANVKPGRVMFELSGVAEPVAREAMRRAMHKLPMKCRFVKREVGEA, encoded by the coding sequence ATGCTGATCCCGCGCAGGGTCAAGCACCGCAAGCAGCACCGGCCCGACCGCAGCGGAGCCGCCAAGGGCGGCACCCGGGTCGTCTTCGGCGAGTTCGGCATTCAGGCGCTTGAGCACTCCTACGTGACCAACCGCCAGATCGAGGCCGCGCGTATCGCCATGACCCGGCACATCCGCCGTGGCGGCAAGGTGTGGATCAACATCTTCCCGGACCGTCCCCTGACGAAGAAGCCGGCCGAGACCCGCATGGGTTCCGGTAAGGGTTCTCCGGAGTGGTGGATCGCCAATGTCAAGCCCGGCCGTGTCATGTTCGAGCTGTCCGGTGTCGCCGAGCCCGTGGCCCGCGAGGCCATGCGGCGCGCGATGCACAAGCTCCCCATGAAGTGCCGTTTCGTCAAGCGTGAAGTGGGTGAGGCGTGA
- the rpmC gene encoding 50S ribosomal protein L29: MAKGLTAAELRVEDQEVLVQKLKEAKEELFNLRFQAATGQLESHGRLRAVRREIARIYTVMRERELGIVTVEKEPSDV, from the coding sequence ATGGCTAAGGGTCTGACCGCCGCGGAGCTGCGTGTCGAGGACCAGGAGGTGCTGGTCCAGAAGCTGAAGGAAGCCAAGGAGGAGCTGTTCAACCTCCGCTTCCAGGCGGCGACGGGTCAGCTGGAGAGCCACGGGCGGCTGCGCGCCGTCCGCCGCGAGATCGCCCGCATCTACACCGTGATGCGCGAGCGCGAGCTCGGAATCGTCACGGTCGAGAAGGAGCCGAGCGATGTCTGA
- the rpsQ gene encoding 30S ribosomal protein S17 produces the protein MSEATETPTTETTAETARNYRKTREGLVVSDKMDKTVVVAVEDRVKHPLYGKVIRRTTKYKAHDEQNACGVGDRVLLMETRPLSATKRWRVVEILEKAK, from the coding sequence ATGTCTGAAGCAACCGAGACCCCTACCACTGAGACGACCGCGGAGACGGCGCGGAACTACCGCAAGACCCGCGAGGGCCTGGTCGTCAGCGACAAGATGGACAAGACCGTCGTCGTCGCCGTCGAGGACCGCGTCAAGCACCCGCTGTACGGCAAGGTCATCCGCCGTACGACGAAGTACAAGGCCCACGACGAGCAGAACGCCTGCGGCGTCGGCGACCGCGTCCTCCTGATGGAGACCCGGCCGCTCTCGGCCACCAAGCGGTGGCGGGTCGTCGAGATCCTCGAGAAGGCCAAGTAA
- the rplN gene encoding 50S ribosomal protein L14, which translates to MIQQESRLKVADNTGAKEILCIRVLGGSGRRYAGIGDVIVGTVKDAIPGGGVKKGDVVKAVVVRTVKERRRPDGSYIRFDENAAVIIRDSGDPRGTRIFGPVGRELRDKKFMRIISLAPEVL; encoded by the coding sequence GTGATCCAGCAGGAGTCGCGGCTCAAGGTCGCCGACAACACGGGTGCCAAGGAGATTCTGTGCATCCGCGTTCTCGGCGGCTCGGGTCGGCGCTACGCGGGAATCGGCGACGTCATCGTTGGCACGGTGAAGGACGCTATTCCCGGCGGGGGCGTTAAGAAAGGCGACGTTGTCAAGGCTGTCGTGGTGCGCACCGTGAAGGAGCGCCGCCGCCCCGACGGCTCCTACATCCGCTTCGACGAGAACGCCGCGGTCATCATCAGGGACAGCGGCGACCCTCGGGGCACCCGCATCTTCGGCCCCGTCGGCCGTGAACTGCGCGACAAGAAGTTCATGCGCATCATCTCGCTCGCGCCGGAGGTGCTGTGA
- the rplX gene encoding 50S ribosomal protein L24: protein MHVKKGDLVQVIAGKDKGAKGRIIAAYPREERVVVEGVNMIKKHSKVTNQGPRGAKEGGVQTMEAPIHVSNVKKLKDDEKKPEKKAAAKGDAEATGEDS from the coding sequence CTGCACGTGAAGAAGGGCGACCTCGTCCAGGTCATCGCCGGCAAGGACAAGGGCGCCAAGGGCCGGATCATCGCCGCCTACCCGCGCGAGGAGCGCGTGGTGGTCGAGGGCGTCAACATGATCAAGAAGCACTCCAAGGTCACCAACCAGGGACCGCGCGGCGCCAAGGAAGGCGGCGTGCAGACCATGGAGGCTCCCATCCACGTGAGCAACGTGAAGAAGCTCAAGGATGACGAGAAGAAGCCCGAGAAGAAGGCCGCCGCGAAGGGCGACGCCGAGGCGACGGGTGAGGACAGCTGA
- the rplE gene encoding 50S ribosomal protein L5, with the protein MTATTEERIVPRLKQRYREEIIAKLREEFGIENIMQVPTITKIKVNMGVGEAARDSKLIEGAVRDLTAITGQKPAVARARKSIAQFKLREGMPIGAHVTLRGDRMWEFLDRLLSLALPRIRDFRGLSPKQFDGNGNYTFGLTEQVMFHEVDQDKVDRQRGMDITVVTTAKNDEQGRALLKLLGFPFKEA; encoded by the coding sequence ATGACCGCCACGACTGAAGAGCGCATCGTTCCGCGCCTCAAGCAGCGCTACCGCGAGGAGATCATCGCGAAGCTGCGCGAGGAGTTCGGCATCGAGAACATCATGCAGGTGCCCACGATCACCAAGATCAAGGTGAACATGGGTGTCGGCGAGGCCGCCCGCGACTCGAAGCTCATCGAGGGCGCCGTTCGCGACCTGACCGCGATCACCGGCCAGAAGCCGGCCGTCGCCCGCGCCCGCAAGTCCATCGCGCAGTTCAAGCTGCGTGAGGGCATGCCGATCGGCGCGCACGTGACGCTGCGCGGCGACCGCATGTGGGAGTTCCTCGACCGTCTGCTGTCGCTGGCGCTGCCGCGTATCCGGGACTTCCGTGGTCTGTCGCCGAAGCAGTTCGACGGCAACGGCAACTACACCTTCGGCCTCACCGAGCAGGTCATGTTCCACGAGGTGGACCAGGACAAGGTGGACCGGCAGCGGGGCATGGACATCACGGTCGTGACCACCGCGAAGAACGACGAGCAGGGCCGGGCGCTGCTGAAGCTCCTCGGTTTCCCCTTCAAGGAGGCCTGA
- a CDS encoding type Z 30S ribosomal protein S14: MAKTSLKVKAARKQKFEVRAYTRCSRCGRPRAVYRKFGLCRVCFREMAHRGELPGITKSSW, encoded by the coding sequence ATGGCGAAGACGTCGCTGAAGGTCAAGGCAGCGCGCAAGCAGAAGTTCGAGGTCCGGGCGTACACTCGGTGCTCCCGCTGCGGGCGTCCCCGCGCTGTCTACCGCAAGTTCGGGCTGTGCCGCGTGTGCTTCCGCGAGATGGCGCACCGGGGCGAGCTGCCCGGCATCACCAAGTCGAGCTGGTAA
- the rpsH gene encoding 30S ribosomal protein S8 encodes MTMTDPIADMLTRLRNANSAYHDTVSMPYSKIKAHIAEILQQEGYIQGWSVEDAKVGKNLVMELKFGPSRERAIAGLRRVSKPGLRVYAKKDNLPRVLGGLGVAIISTSGGLMTDRQASKRGVGGEVLAYVW; translated from the coding sequence ATGACGATGACCGACCCGATCGCAGACATGTTGACTCGTCTGCGTAACGCGAACTCGGCCTATCACGACACCGTGAGCATGCCTTACTCCAAGATCAAGGCACACATCGCGGAGATCCTCCAGCAGGAGGGCTACATCCAGGGCTGGAGCGTCGAGGACGCCAAGGTTGGCAAGAACCTCGTGATGGAGCTGAAGTTCGGCCCCAGCCGCGAGCGCGCCATCGCGGGCCTGCGCCGGGTGTCGAAGCCCGGTCTGCGGGTCTATGCAAAGAAGGACAACCTGCCCCGCGTTCTGGGCGGTCTGGGCGTCGCGATCATCTCGACGTCCGGCGGTCTGATGACGGACCGGCAGGCGAGCAAGCGTGGAGTGGGCGGGGAAGTCCTCGCCTACGTCTGGTAA
- the rplF gene encoding 50S ribosomal protein L6: protein MSRIGRLPIPVPAGVDITIDGREVQVKGPKGTLTHTVAEPIEVSRGEDGTITVTRPNDENKVRALHGLSRTLIANMVAGVTQGYTKTLEIVGVGYRVQAKGPTELEFSLGFSHPVIVKAPEGVSFRVERPTLFHVDGIDKQRVGEVAANIRKLRKPDPYKGKGVRYQGEVVRRKVGKAGK, encoded by the coding sequence ATGTCGCGAATCGGACGGCTGCCCATCCCCGTACCGGCGGGTGTCGACATCACGATCGACGGCCGGGAAGTCCAGGTCAAGGGGCCCAAGGGCACGCTCACTCACACGGTCGCCGAGCCCATCGAGGTCTCGCGCGGCGAGGACGGCACCATCACCGTCACGCGCCCGAACGACGAGAACAAGGTTCGTGCGCTGCACGGCCTGTCCCGCACGCTCATCGCCAACATGGTGGCGGGTGTCACGCAGGGCTACACGAAGACGCTCGAGATCGTCGGCGTCGGTTACCGCGTCCAGGCCAAGGGTCCGACGGAGCTGGAGTTCTCTCTGGGCTTCAGCCACCCGGTGATCGTCAAGGCCCCCGAGGGCGTCAGCTTCCGTGTCGAGAGGCCGACCCTGTTCCACGTGGACGGCATCGACAAGCAGCGGGTCGGCGAGGTCGCCGCCAACATCAGGAAGCTGCGCAAGCCGGACCCGTACAAGGGCAAGGGCGTGCGCTACCAGGGCGAGGTTGTCCGCCGCAAGGTCGGAAAGGCTGGTAAGTAG
- the rplR gene encoding 50S ribosomal protein L18 translates to MAGKTAFGKHTAARTVSRARRHRRVRKNVFGTAERPRLVVNRSTRHLFVQIVDDTQGHTLVSASTMDVSLRNAEGDKTEKAKKVGELLAQRAKTAGITAVVFDRGGNRYAGRIAALADSAREGGLEF, encoded by the coding sequence ATGGCTGGAAAGACTGCGTTCGGCAAGCACACGGCCGCCCGCACGGTCTCCCGGGCTCGCCGGCACCGCCGTGTCCGCAAGAACGTCTTCGGCACGGCCGAGCGTCCGCGCCTGGTCGTCAACCGGTCGACCCGTCACCTGTTCGTGCAGATCGTCGACGACACTCAGGGCCACACGCTGGTGAGCGCGTCCACCATGGACGTCTCGCTGCGCAACGCCGAGGGTGACAAGACCGAGAAGGCGAAGAAGGTCGGCGAGCTTCTCGCTCAGCGGGCCAAGACCGCCGGGATCACCGCTGTCGTGTTCGACCGCGGTGGCAACCGCTACGCGGGGCGGATCGCCGCTCTCGCGGACAGCGCCCGTGAAGGCGGGCTGGAGTTCTGA
- the rpsE gene encoding 30S ribosomal protein S5, with protein sequence MAAAPRRGAGGGGERRDRREDRRGGAADKGVSYIERVVKINRVAKVVQGGRRFSFTALVIVGDGNGLVGVGYGKAKEVPAAIAKGVEEAKKHFFKVPRIQGTIPHPVQGEDAAGVVLLRPASPGTGVIAGGPVRAVLECAGIHDVLSKSLGSDNPINIVHATVAALKGLSRPEEIAARRGLPIEDVAPKAMLKARAEGLAEAAAAAKAVS encoded by the coding sequence ATGGCTGCAGCTCCGCGTCGCGGTGCCGGCGGCGGTGGCGAGCGGCGTGACCGTCGTGAGGACCGCCGCGGTGGCGCCGCAGACAAGGGCGTCTCGTACATCGAGCGCGTCGTAAAGATCAACCGAGTGGCCAAGGTCGTCCAGGGCGGCCGGCGCTTCAGCTTCACCGCGCTGGTCATCGTCGGCGACGGCAACGGTCTCGTCGGGGTCGGCTACGGCAAGGCCAAGGAGGTGCCCGCGGCGATCGCCAAGGGTGTCGAGGAGGCCAAGAAGCACTTCTTCAAGGTTCCGCGCATCCAGGGCACCATCCCGCACCCGGTGCAGGGCGAGGACGCCGCCGGCGTCGTCCTCCTGCGTCCGGCCTCGCCCGGTACGGGCGTCATCGCGGGTGGCCCGGTCCGCGCGGTCCTGGAGTGCGCCGGGATCCACGACGTGCTGTCCAAGTCACTCGGCTCGGACAACCCGATCAACATCGTGCACGCCACCGTGGCGGCTCTGAAGGGCCTCAGCCGGCCCGAGGAGATCGCCGCCCGCCGTGGCCTGCCGATCGAGGACGTCGCTCCCAAGGCGATGCTGAAGGCTCGTGCCGAGGGTCTGGCCGAGGCGGCCGCGGCCGCGAAGGCGGTGAGCTAG
- the rpmD gene encoding 50S ribosomal protein L30, producing MARLKITQTRSKIGGQQNQRDSLRSLGLKRIGDVVVKEDRPEIRGMVAKVSHLVEVEEVD from the coding sequence ATGGCTCGTCTGAAGATCACCCAGACCCGGTCCAAGATCGGTGGCCAGCAGAACCAGCGTGACTCGCTGCGTTCGCTGGGTCTGAAGCGAATCGGCGACGTCGTCGTCAAGGAGGACCGCCCGGAGATCCGGGGCATGGTCGCCAAGGTGTCGCACCTCGTCGAGGTTGAGGAGGTCGACTAG
- the rplO gene encoding 50S ribosomal protein L15, which translates to MTENAPLKIHDLRPAPGANKAKTRKGRGEGSKGKTAGRGTKGTRARTAVMPGFEGGQVPLQRRLPKLKGFSNALFKTTYQVVNLDRLGELFPQGGDVTLDDLVAKGAVRKNQPVKVLGTGEISVALNVQAHAFSASAKEKIAAAGGSVSEL; encoded by the coding sequence ATGACCGAGAACGCTCCGCTCAAGATCCACGACCTCCGTCCGGCCCCCGGCGCCAACAAGGCCAAGACCCGCAAGGGCCGTGGCGAGGGCTCCAAGGGCAAGACGGCCGGCCGTGGCACCAAGGGCACCCGGGCCCGTACGGCTGTCATGCCGGGCTTCGAGGGTGGCCAGGTCCCGCTCCAGCGGCGGCTGCCGAAGCTGAAGGGCTTCTCCAACGCCCTGTTCAAGACGACCTACCAGGTCGTCAACCTGGACAGGCTCGGGGAGCTGTTCCCCCAGGGCGGCGACGTCACGCTCGACGACCTGGTGGCCAAGGGTGCGGTCCGCAAGAACCAGCCCGTCAAGGTGCTGGGCACCGGCGAGATCTCCGTGGCGCTGAACGTGCAGGCGCACGCCTTCTCCGCCAGCGCGAAGGAGAAGATCGCCGCGGCCGGCGGCTCGGTTTCCGAGCTGTAG